In Lotus japonicus ecotype B-129 chromosome 5, LjGifu_v1.2, one genomic interval encodes:
- the LOC130719064 gene encoding uncharacterized protein LOC130719064, giving the protein MELLAICRGLELAWNLGHRRVQCTSDSLLAVNLILRPPSHFHVEAVLVHSILDLLRRDWVVQVAHVLREGNACADFLAKAGAAQERDFLLLQDPPPGMEYLLMADSMGFVTVRQ; this is encoded by the coding sequence ATGGAGCTCCTTGCAATCTGTCGTGGCTTGGAACTCGCTTGGAATCTTGGTCATCGTCGGGTTCAGTGTACCTCGGATTCGTTGCTCGCTGTCAATTTGATTCTTCGGCCTCCCTCTCATTTTCATGTTGAGGCTGTGCTTGTCCATTCCATCCTGGACCTGCTTCGGCGAGATTGGGTGGTCCAAGTTGCTCATGTCTTACGTGAGGGGAATGCTTGTGCGGATTTTTTGGCAAAAGCGGGAGCAGCTCAGGAGCGTGATTTCCTCCTCCTCCAGGATCCCCCTCCTGGAATGGAGTATTTACTTATGGCAGACTCTATGGGGTTTGTGACAGTTAGGCAGTAG
- the LOC130720167 gene encoding uncharacterized protein LOC130720167, with protein MEGREENSNGTAIPKKSRSLDLKSLYKSKLTEESGSKKSLQKTASSSSSPGGGGDEKRFKRKRARKEVSLSSLENADGSRKKGVDEEGQQRPSSGGKDLPELKLGLSQRLSGGSGLNRAPLSVGGDGVCIPKRKRNFVGRKKSQVGQASNLVGQASGTIDHDSQVPKLGSDDLGKGVADSSKIKYLDEFKENGNSDSVSVQHIKGNGDRASHSVVNSGDSSLTKTKKKVRKRKALASDRIRVPEKAAEPFIDSCKISDDLQEDDEENLEENAARMLSSRFDPSCTGFSSSGKSSPMPSANGLSFLLSSGRNTVNRGSKSRSGSESASVDAAGRTLRPRKQHNDKGTRKRRHFYEILYADVDAYWLLNKRIKVFWPLDQSWYFGLVNDYDEVKKLHHIKYDDRDEEWINLQTERFKLLLLRCEVPGSAKGGRALAKRRSSDQQNVSKSRRKRQREEITGEDSCGGSSMDSQPIISWLARSSHRLKSSCHGGKKQKTSVMLPSTTSSLLYDEPVAVKGHAAKNSLRDVENNLSSDSVSHDKLGDNFREKFSLQSSTCTKDDKKPIVYFRKRFRRSAPISPHVPEGNHVSISSPCSVSFDLLAGRVQNVKEPSGRVEIQGPLYFTYNEGVSKIFWEMELASFKFDLKFPIRLVLNEAFQSENLWLPYAALLFQCGAVMTTWPRVSLEMLFVDNVVGLRLLLFEGCLKMAAAFVFFVLRVFRQPVCRGMSDLQLPVTSIGFKFSSLHVIKKPLVFVLYNFSRVKNSQWVFLDSKLKRHCQLSKQLHLSECTYDNIQALQNGYSEFPRTSISESSSFKVVRTRSRQGINIMGASKMSAPVETHQSSHAGERKLPPFALSFAAAPSFFLCLHLKLLMEQSTAQISTCNLAPNDDQEDSGLVTDDCSSIDDCSNRNTEIILRKGVMALPNDAAGGASSGADLDQVIGSSTCSDQVLSQNYQNIGLKGAETSISNGSEKRGTIDLSKWQSHHSALKLDSLPSNSLIHQDKADSHSFMGDLNVQIPSVDEFEKPNAQNSPDFSWNINGGVPSSNPTGPRSSWHRSRNSSLSLGFQSHGWSDVKADSIYNDFSNGPKKPRTQVSYSVPFAGYEYSSRHRNHHQKGLPHKRIRKASEKKSSDVARGPEKNFECLSCDVNVLITLGDKGWRESGAQVVLELFDHNEWKLSVKLLGVTRYSYKAHQFMQPGSTNRYTHAMMWKGGKDWILEFPDRSQWTLFKEMHEECHNRNIRAASVKNIPIPGVHLIEENDDYGSEVNFIRSSKYFRQVDTDVEMALDPSRVLYDMDSEDEQWISNVRHSEDLNCDLNGISEEMFEKTMDMFEKAAYTQMRDQFSPNEIEELMINVGPLCVVKIIYDHWQQRRKKKGMALIRHLQPPLWERYQQEVKEWEAALTKSNLSSNGGLDKVVTLEKPPMFAFCLKPRGLESLNKGFRSRSQKRISVSGHTDSFHPFGRRLNGIAYGDDKFVYPGHSYDSLDDSPLPQTSPRLFSPRDAFNMRYYSASNDGYYRNHNPKSHRSKSKKFGSYMYQNVAQTTAYNQRMSLSGKRNGVTRWNMGDYDLPGHRQYLPDGPQRHGIEQMDGSDHDEFKLRDASGAAQHARKMAQLKRQRAQRLHYRADLAIHKAVVALMAAEAMKGSEDSVGDSSTTST; from the exons ATGGAAGGTAGAGAAGAGAACTCCAATGGCACTGCAATTCCCAAGAAATCGAGATCCCTTGAtcttaaaagtttatataaaTCAAAATTGACTGAAGAGAGTGGTTCCAAAAAGAGCTTGCAGAAGACAgctagtagtagtagtagtccagggggtggtggtgatgagaaGAGATTCAAGAGAAAGAGGGCTAGGAAGGAAGTGTCGCTGAGTAGCTTAGAAAATGCTGATGGTAGCAGGAAGAAGGGGGTTGATGAGGAAGGTCAGCAAAGGCCGAGTTCTGGTGGAAAAGATTTGCCTGAATTGAAGTTGGGGCTGAGTCAGAGATTGAGTGGCGGTAGTGGGCTCAATAGAGCTCCACTTAGTGTTGGTGGTGATGGCGTTTGTATTCCCAAGCGTAAGAGGAATTTTGTGGGGCGGAAGAAATCCCAAGTTGGTCAAGCATCGAATCTGGTAGGGCAGGCTAGTGGTACAATTGACCATGACAGTCAGGTGCCTAAGTTAGGTAGTGATGATTTGGGTAAGGGGGTGGCTGATTCTTCAAAGATTAAATATTTAGATGAATTTAAAGAAAACGGCAATAGTGATTCAGTTTCAGTTCAGCATATCAAGGGGAATGGGGATCGTGCCTCTCATTCTGTTGTAAATAGTGGTGATTCCTCtttaacaaagacaaagaagaagGTTAGGAAACGAAAGGCTTTGGCTTCAGATAGAATTAGGGTTCCCGAAAAGGCTGCCGAGCCTTTCATTGATAGTTGTAAAATATCTGATGATTTGCAGGAAGATGatgaggaaaatcttgaggAGAATGCAGCAAGGATGCTTTCTTCAAGGTTTGATCCGAGCTGTACTGGCTTTTCTTCTAGTGGCAAGTCTTCTCCAATGCCATCAGCAAATGGTTTGTCCTTTTTGCTATCTTCTGGTCGAAATACTGTTAATCGTGGGTCGAAGTCTCGGTCGGGCTCAGAATCAGCATCAGTTGATGCTGCTGGCAGAACTCTGAGGCCAAGGAAACAACACAATGACAAGGGTACCAGGAAGAGGCGTCACTTCTATGAAATTCTGTATGCTGATGTGGATGCATATTGGCTACTGAACAAAAGAATTAAAGTATTTTGGCCTTTGGACCAGAGTTGGTATTTTGGCCTTGTAAATGACTATGATGAAGTAAAAAAGCTTCACCATATCAAGTATGATGATCGAGATGAAGAATGGATTAATCTCCAAACTGAGAGGTTCAAACTCCTGTTACTTCGTTGTGAAGTTCCTGGAAGTGCAAAAGGGGGAAGAGCTTTAGCAAAACGTAGAAGTTCTGATCAGCAAAATGTCAGCAAGTCCAGAAGAAAGAGGCAAAGAGAGGAGATTACAGGGGAAGATAGTTGTGGTGGGAGTTCTATGGATTCGCAGCCTATAATTTCGTGGTTGGCTCGATCTTCTCATCGGCTTAAGTCTTCTTGTCATGGTGGTAAGAAACAGAAAACTTCTGTTATGCTTCCAAGTACGACCTCATCATTGTTATATGATGAACCTGTCGCAGTAAAAGGGCATGCAGCTAAGAATTCCTTGCGGGATGTTGAAAATAATTTGTCTAGTGATTCTGTATCACATGATAAGTTAGGTGATAATTTTAGGGAAAAGTTCTCATTGCAAAGCTCCACTTGCACTAAAGATGACAAGAAGCCTATTGTGTATTTTAGAAAACGGTTTCGAAGGTCAGCTCCCATATCCCCTCATGTTCCTGAGGGTAACCATGTTAGTATAAgctcaccatgttctgtttccTTTGATCTTTTGGCTGGACGGGTTCAGAATGTAAAAGAACCGAGTGGGAGGGTTGAGATTCAAGGGCCATTGTACTTCACTTACAATGAGGGAGTATCTAAAATATTTTGGGAGATGGAGTTAGCTTCATTCAAATTTGACTTAAAATTTCCAATACGTTTGGTTTTGAATGAAGCTTTCCAATCAGAGAATTTGTGGTTACCCTATGCTGCTCTGCTGTTTCAGTGTGGTGCAGTTATGACCACATGGCCAAGAGTTAGTTTGGAGATGCTTTTTGTTGATAATGTGGTTGGGTTAAGATTGCTATTATTTGAAGGCTGCTTGAAGATGGCTGCAGCCTTTGTCTTTTTTGTCCTTAGGGTATTTCGTCAACCTGTGTGCCGAGGGATGTCTGACTTGCAGCTGCCAGTTACATCTATTGGATTCAAGTTTTCCAGTCTTCATGTTATTAAGAAGCCACTTGTGTTTGTACTCTATAATTTCTCTAGAGTGAAGAATTCACAGTGGGTGTTCTTAGATTCTAAGCTTAAGAGGCATTGCCAGCTCAGTAAGCAGCTCCATCTTTCTGAGTGCACATATGATAATATTCAGGCGCTTCAAAATGGGTACAGTGAGTTCCCAAGGACTTCCATCAGTGAGTCCTCATCATTCAAG GTCGTGCGCACGAGGAGTAGGCAAGGGATTAACATCATGGGTGCTTCCAAAATGTCCGCTCCAGTTGAAACTCATCAGTCTTCTCATGCTGGCGAGAGGAAGCTTCCTCCATTTGCTCTTTCTTTTGCTGCTGCACCTTCATTTTTTCTCTGTTTGCATCTTAAGTTGTTGATGGAGCAGTCGACAGCTCAAATTAGCACTTGTAATCTTGCACCAAATGATGATCAGGAAGATTCTGGTTTGGTGACAGATGACTGTTCAAGCATTGATGATTGCTCAAACCGGAATACAGAAATTATTCTCAGGAAAGGTGTGATGGCATTGCCAAATGATGCTGCAGGTGGTGCATCGTCTGGAGCTGATTTAGATCAGGTAATTGGTTCCTCTACTTGTAGTGATCAAGTTTTATCTCAAAATTACCAGAACATTGGCCTAAAAGGTGCTGAAACTTCTATTTCCAATGGTTCTGAGAAACGTGGCACTATTGACTTATCAAAGTGGCAATCCCATCATTCTGCACTAAAGCTGGACTCTTTACCTTCGAATTCTCTAATACACCAGGATAAGGCTGATTCTCATTCTTTTATGGGCGATCTCAATGTCCAAATTCCTTCAGTTGATGAATTTGAGAAACCTAATGCTCAAAACTCTCCTGATTTCTCTTGGAATATTAATGGAGGTGTACCAAGCTCCAATCCAACTGGTCCAAGAAGCTCTTGGCATCGGAGTCGGAATAGTTCCTTGTCATTGGGATTCCAGTCACATGGGTGGTCTGATGTCAAGGCTGACTCTATTTACAATGATTTTAGCAATGGACCCAAAAAGCCACGGACACAGGTATCATATTCAGTGCCTTTTGCAGGGTATGAATATAGTTCAAGGCACAGAAACCATCATCAGAAAGGGCTTCCTCACAAACGAATTAGAAAAGCTAGTGAGaagaagtcatcagatgttgcTAGGGGCCCTGAAAAGAATTTTGAATGCTTATCTTGTGATGTGAATGTCTTGATCACTCTTGGTGATAAAGGTTGGAGAGAATCTGGGGCCCAAGTTGTACTAGAGCTGTTTGACCATAATGAGTGGAAACTCTCCGTAAAACTCTTAGGAGTTACAAGGTATTCATACAAAGCACATCAGTTTATGCAACCTGGATCAACAAATCGTTACACACATGCTATGATGTGGAAAGGAGGGAAGGATTGGATCTTGGAATTCCCAGATAGGAGTCAGTGGACCCTTTTCAAGGAGATGCACGAGGAATGCCACAACCGGAACATCCGTGCTGCTTCAGTTAAAAACATACCTATTCCTGGTGTTCACTTGATCGAAGAAAATGATGATTATGGATCTGAGGTAAATTTTATTCGAAGCTCTAAGTATTTCCGACAGGTTGACACAGATGTTGAGATGGCCCTGGATCCATCCCGTGTTCTGTATGACATGGATAGTGAGGATGAGCAGTGGATTTCAAATGTTAGACATTCTGAAGATCTTAACTGTGACTTGAATGGGATCTCAGAGGAGATGTTCGAGAAGACAATGGACATGTTTGAAAAGGCTGCATACACTCAGATGCGCGATCAGTTTTCACCTAACGAAATAGAGGAACTCATGATTAATGTTGGGCCTCTGTGTGTAGTCAAAATCATTTACGACCATTGGCAgcagagaaggaagaagaaggggaTGGCTTTAATACGGCACCTTCAG CCGCCTCTGTGGGAAAGATATCAACAAGAAGTGAAGGAGTGGGAAGCAGCCCTGACGAAGAGCAACCTCTCTTCTAATGGAGGGCTGGATAAGGTTGTGACTTTGGAGAAGCCACCCATGTTTGCGTTCTGTTTGAAACCAAGGGGTTTGGAATCACTGAACAAGGGATTTAGAAGTCGATCACAAAAGAGAATTTCAGTCTCTGGGCATACTGATAGCTTCCACCCTTTTG GAAGAAGATTGAATGGCATAGCATATGGTGATGATAAGTTTGTATACCCAGGCCATAGTTATGATTCTTTGGATGATTCCCCATTGCCCCAGACATCTCCTAGGTTA